Proteins encoded within one genomic window of Tachysurus vachellii isolate PV-2020 chromosome 16, HZAU_Pvac_v1, whole genome shotgun sequence:
- the LOC132858897 gene encoding uncharacterized protein LOC132858897 isoform X2: MMEGKRSDSPEPSCVSLKSDHSTGCPINFRDGDSSTDVRPQKSNISTNQLDSIFKELEHKVITLIKNELKRFRKLLSPDYPACTEKEVEDEEDLHSVREGALKITLHVLKNMNHTDLANTLHNKLVSVYQPKLKSKLREKFKSINEGISQHGSSALLNEIYTELYITEGWSGDINNEHEVRQIEVASRRPATQEKPIKCNDLFKDKSIRTVLTKGVAGIGKTVSVQKFILDWAEGEANQDITFMFLLRE; encoded by the exons atgatggagggaaagagatcagactcaccagaacccagctgtgtgtccCTGAAGAGTGACCATTCAACGGGATGTCCAATTAACTTCAGAGACGGAGACAgttctactgatgtgag accacaaaaatcaaacatcagcacaAATCAGCTGGACTCTatattcaag gagctggaacacaaagtcatcactctgataaagaatgagctgaagaggtttaggaagctcctgagtccagattacccagcatgcactgagaaggaggtggaggatgaggaggatctgcacagtgtcagagagggagcgctgaagatcacactgcacgtcctgaagaacatgaaccacacagatctcgctaacacactgcacaaca aactcGTCTCTGTGTATCAGCCAAAGTTGAAGTCCAAGCTgagagagaagtttaaaagtattaatgaaggaatctcacagcatggaagctcagcacttctgaatgagatctacactgagctctacatcacagagggttggagtggagacatcaataatgaacatgaggtgagacagattgaggTAGCATCCAGGAGACCAGCAACACAGGAGAAACCCATCAAATGTAATGATCTCTTTAAAGACaagtccatcagaactgtgctgactaaaggagttgctggaattggaaaaacagtctctgtgcagaagttcattctaGACTGGGCTGAAGGAGAAGCAAATCAGGACATCACCTTCATGTTTCTACTTAGAGAGTAG
- the LOC132858897 gene encoding uncharacterized protein LOC132858897 isoform X1: MTCNMSVSGKQDLKKDERMMEGKRSDSPEPSCVSLKSDHSTGCPINFRDGDSSTDVRPQKSNISTNQLDSIFKELEHKVITLIKNELKRFRKLLSPDYPACTEKEVEDEEDLHSVREGALKITLHVLKNMNHTDLANTLHNKLVSVYQPKLKSKLREKFKSINEGISQHGSSALLNEIYTELYITEGWSGDINNEHEVRQIEVASRRPATQEKPIKCNDLFKDKSIRTVLTKGVAGIGKTVSVQKFILDWAEGEANQDITFMFLLRE, translated from the exons atgacctgcaacatgagtgtgtctggaaaacaggacttaaagaaagatgagag aatgatggagggaaagagatcagactcaccagaacccagctgtgtgtccCTGAAGAGTGACCATTCAACGGGATGTCCAATTAACTTCAGAGACGGAGACAgttctactgatgtgag accacaaaaatcaaacatcagcacaAATCAGCTGGACTCTatattcaag gagctggaacacaaagtcatcactctgataaagaatgagctgaagaggtttaggaagctcctgagtccagattacccagcatgcactgagaaggaggtggaggatgaggaggatctgcacagtgtcagagagggagcgctgaagatcacactgcacgtcctgaagaacatgaaccacacagatctcgctaacacactgcacaaca aactcGTCTCTGTGTATCAGCCAAAGTTGAAGTCCAAGCTgagagagaagtttaaaagtattaatgaaggaatctcacagcatggaagctcagcacttctgaatgagatctacactgagctctacatcacagagggttggagtggagacatcaataatgaacatgaggtgagacagattgaggTAGCATCCAGGAGACCAGCAACACAGGAGAAACCCATCAAATGTAATGATCTCTTTAAAGACaagtccatcagaactgtgctgactaaaggagttgctggaattggaaaaacagtctctgtgcagaagttcattctaGACTGGGCTGAAGGAGAAGCAAATCAGGACATCACCTTCATGTTTCTACTTAGAGAGTAG